Proteins from a single region of Runella sp. SP2:
- a CDS encoding AraC family transcriptional regulator, which yields MEHVSKHLTPEIKLSCYEDKFFKSEIVFDQHMLVWFISGETKIVQAEATHRFQTGDIFLIPRNKPATIINYPKDGLPHKTVVMLLTTQILRDFYKHIDVKTKITAVPKIRSFTHHPLLESCLASLIPYFEMKEPFPDYLASLKLTEAISILRTLDPEVDSILANFDDPYKVDLIGFMEKNYMFNMPIEKFGYLTGRSLTTFKRDFKRAFNTTPQKWLTQKRLELAHFQIAERKLKPLEACYETGFENLSHFSFAFKKHFGYTPTDVFSKSFHV from the coding sequence ATGGAACACGTATCGAAACATTTAACTCCCGAAATAAAACTCTCGTGTTACGAGGACAAGTTTTTTAAGTCTGAAATTGTCTTTGACCAACACATGCTGGTGTGGTTTATTTCGGGAGAAACCAAGATTGTGCAAGCAGAAGCCACGCATCGCTTTCAAACGGGAGATATTTTTCTCATTCCGAGAAATAAACCCGCCACCATTATCAATTACCCCAAAGACGGCTTGCCCCACAAAACGGTTGTGATGCTTTTGACTACCCAAATTCTGAGGGATTTTTACAAACACATTGACGTAAAGACCAAAATAACGGCCGTACCCAAAATTCGCAGTTTTACGCATCATCCTTTGTTGGAGAGCTGCCTAGCGTCATTGATTCCTTACTTTGAGATGAAAGAGCCCTTTCCCGACTATCTGGCGTCGTTGAAACTGACCGAAGCCATCAGTATTTTAAGAACCCTTGACCCAGAAGTAGATAGCATACTCGCCAATTTTGACGACCCGTATAAAGTCGATTTGATTGGTTTTATGGAAAAAAACTACATGTTCAACATGCCCATTGAGAAATTTGGCTACCTCACAGGCAGAAGTTTAACGACTTTCAAACGCGATTTTAAGCGAGCGTTCAACACTACTCCCCAAAAATGGCTCACGCAAAAACGGCTCGAATTGGCCCATTTTCAAATTGCTGAACGAAAATTAAAGCCGCTTGAAGCCTGTTACGAAACGGGGTTTGAAAACCTCTCGCATTTTTCGTTTGCCTTTAAAAAACACTTTGGCTACACGCCGACTGACGTATTCTCAA